A single Vidua chalybeata isolate OUT-0048 chromosome 20, bVidCha1 merged haplotype, whole genome shotgun sequence DNA region contains:
- the HASPIN gene encoding serine/threonine-protein kinase haspin, with protein MLRQPRLLRTYSRRAGYLRALPPPDRWISPPQDRRRLFSSTSGASSALSASSAGSTPSDDPDFSPPGKRPPQALGKRSAWARRLRTRRKEKRGPAGKENREPAEKENRKPENRGRGQETRGRGKENREPAGKKKKWSQGKEPRGRREEPRGSPPSLSSPCPSPPRGSPRRRQGPLCAARPPLLCSTPQWAPPPRRAPLLLSSTADSGSALGDSPPPRRRRRRGPPVRLSSLLLSTTIEGGSELGESCPPHRAPHGSPEGCSGQRPSLLGAGEEVPEWFGPQGLARSCEPGLRESCRVLRSAVRRPCRAQAAPSPLKAPGTPQEALPPLEGEPEPPAPCDSGTREEPCEVPSHLTRDSAKRGLSCQRGLAEEYKLVPVVVLDPLEVPMILKSMKLNNQADVQPACLQPGSPVGRQGILENKHKRTKGAAGEGSTCRKACISGFSASRWGRHSMLRPRRHKKERRQQPNNSLFRLQTRQKRTRKGALEMSVGIRDDDSSLLNNSYSWARVRASLGFHKKKKVTADESFCSSILCTPSGKSQLSGYQASLSAGKAQSCSLFASSMVLLAPRDSSSVLELLLTDAEKVFGECNQEGPIAFEECIPLNKMKDCKKIGEGVFGEVFQIDGERGPVALKIIPIEGAEKINGEAQKSFGEILPEVIISKELSLLSEGSVNRTVGFISLYSVHCVQGAYPRYLLEAWDKFHKETGSENDRPDVFGAQQLFMVLEFEFGGRDLERMMHGFSSVASARSILHQVTASLAVAEQELHFEHRDLHWGNVLVRHTDVRELQYVLGGETHSIPTAGIHVSIIDYTLSRLEKDGLTVFCDLSTDLELFQGTGDYQFDIYRQMKEENSNIWTDYHPHSNVLWLHYLADKLLKAVTYKRKASTPALKKIKTQLSKFHKEVLTFGSAHDVLHHSSLFQ; from the coding sequence ATGCTGCGGCAGCCGCGGCTGCTCCGCACCTACTCGCGGCGCGCCGGCTACCTGCgcgcgctgccgccgcccgACCGATGGATCTCGCCGCCGCAGGACCGCAGGCGCCTCTTCAGCTCGACCTCCGGCGCCTCCAGCGCCCTCTCCGCTTCCAGCGCCGGCTCCACCCCCTCGGACGACCCCGACTTCTCGCCGCCCGGCAAGCGGCCCCCGCAGGCCCTGGGTAAGCGCTCCGCCTGGGCCCGGCGGCTGCGGACCCGCAGGAAGGAGAAACGGGGCCCGGCCGGGAAGGAGAACCGGGAACCGGCCGAGAAGGAGAACCGGAAGCCGGAGAACCGGGGGCGGGGGCAGGAGACTCGGGGCCGGGGAAAGGAGAACCGGGAACCGGcggggaagaagaagaagtgGAGCCAGGGCAAAGAGCCCCGCGGGCGCAGAGAGGAGCCCCGGGGGTCGCCGCCGTCGCTGTCCTCGCCGTGCCCGTCCCCGCCGCGCGGTTCGCCGCGCCGCCGGCAGGGCCCGCTGTgcgcggcgcggccgccgctgcTGTGCAGCACCCCGCAAtgggccccgccgccccgccgggccccgctgctgctcagctccacCGCCGACAGCGGCTCGGCGCTCGGGGAcagccccccgccccgccgccgccgccgccgcggcccgcCCGTGCGCCTCAGCTCGCTCCTGCTCAGCACCACCATCGAGGGCGGCTCGGAGCTGGGCGAGTCCTGCCCGCCGCACCGGGCGCCCCACGGCTCGCCCGAGGGGTGCTCCGGGCAGCGGCCGTCGCTGCTGGGCGCTGGCGAGGAGGTGCCTGAGTGGTTCGGACCACAAGGCTTGGCTCGGAGCTGTGAGCCCGGGCTGCGGGAGTCCTGCCGTGTTCTGAGGTCGGCGGTGCGGAGACCCTGCCGGGCACAAGCTGCCCCGTCCCCGCTGAAAGCCCCGGGCACTCCCCAGGAAGCGCTGCCGCCCCTGGAGGGCGAGCCAGAGCCCCCTGCGCCCTGTGACAGTGGCACTCGTGAGGAACCCTGTGAGGTTCCATCTCATCTCACGAGAGATTCGGCCAAAAGAGGCTTGAGCTGTCAGAGGGGCCTGGCCGAGGAGTACAAGCTTGTGCCAGTGGTGGTCCTGGACCCTCTGGAAGTGCCAATGATACTGAAAAGCATGAAACTCAACAATCAGGCTGATGTTCAACCTGCTTGCCTGCAGCCAGGATCTCCCGTGGGCCGCCAAGGAATCTTGGAGAATAAACACAAAAGGACCAAGGGTGCCGCAGGGGagggcagcacctgcaggaaAGCTTGTATCAGTGGCTTCAGTGCCAGCCgctggggcaggcacagcaTGCTCCGCCCGAGAAGGCACAAGAAGGAGAGGCGGCAGCAGCCCAATAACTCCCTTTTCAGACTCCAGACGAGGCAAAAACGAACTCGGAAGGGAGCTCTGGAGATGTCTGTAGGTATCAGGGACGACGACTCTTCACTCCTCAATAACTCTTATTCCTGGGCTAGAGTTCGAGCGTCTCTGGGCTTccataaaaagaagaaagtgacCGCAGATGAAAgtttctgcagcagcatcctctgcaCCCCTTCAGGGAAATCCCAGCTTTCGGGGTACCAAGCCAGCCTGTCTGCTGGTaaagctcagagctgctccttgtTTGCTTCCTCCATGGTCCTGCTGGCTCCCAGGGATTCCTCCtctgtcctggagctgctccttaCAGATGCTGAGAAAGTGTTTGGAGAATGCAACCAGGAGGGGCCTATTGCTTTTGAGGAATGCATTCCTTTAAATAAGATGAAAGATTGCAAGAAAATTGGAGAAGGGGTGTTTGGAGAGGTGTTCCAGATTGACGGCGAGAGAGGACCTGTGGCCTTAAAGATAATTCCCATTGAGGgggctgaaaaaataaatggtgaAGCTCAGAAGAGCTTTGGGGAGATTCTGCCTGAGgtaataatttcaaaagaacTCAGTCTTCTGTCTGAGGGCTCTGTGAACAGAACTGTGGGGTTCATCAGCCTGTACTCTGTGCACTGTGTCCAAGGGGCCTATCCCAGGTATCTCCTGGAAGCCTGGGACAAATTCCACAAAGAAACAGGCTCAGAAAACGACCGGCCAGACGTTTTTGGGGCCCAGCAGCTCTTCATGGTGCTGGAGTTTGAGTTTGGAGGCAGGGACCTGGAGCGCATGATGCACGGCTTCTCCTCAGTGGCATCAGCCAGGAGCATTTTGCACCAGGTCACCGCGTCCCTGGCggtggcagagcaggagctgcacttCGAGCACAGGGACCTGCACTGGGGGAACGTGCTGGTCAGACACACGGACGTGAGAGAGCTTCAGTACGTGCTGGGTGGAGAAACACACTCCATCCCCACGGCGGGCATCCACGTCAGCATCATCGACTACACCCTGTCCCGCCTGGAGAAGGACGGCCTCACCGTCTTCTGTGACCTCTCCACAGACCTGGAGCTCTTCCAAGGCACTGGGGACTACCAGTTTGACATCTACAGGCAGATGAAAGAGGAGAACTCCAACATCTGGACTGACTATCACCCACACAGCAACGTCCTCTGGCTGCACTACCTGGCTGATAAACTTTTGAAAGCCGTGACCTACAAGAGGAAGGCATCAACTCCTGCCCTGAAGAAAATCAAGACGCAGCTCAGCAAGTTCCACAAGGAAGTGCTGACCTTTGGGTCTGCTCATGATGTTCTCCACCAcagcagcctcttccagtga
- the P2RX5 gene encoding P2X purinoceptor 5, giving the protein MGQVAWKALFLSLFDYKTEKYVIAKNKKVGVLYRVVQLSILAYLVGWVFVVKKGYQDTDTSLQSSVITKLKGVAFTNTSELGERIWDVADYVIPPQGESVFFVMTNLIVTPNQRQATCPESASIPDALCDKDTDCLEGEAVVAGNGVKTGRCLKVKGSTRGTCEILAWCPVEKRSRPKKPLLGSAENFTVYIKNSIRFPKFKFSKMNVLATDNESYLKTCRYSQEHPYCPIFVLGNIVRWAGGNFQEMASEGGVIGIQIEWNCDLDKAPSECNPHYSFSRLDNKSAETSISSGYNFRFAKYYRDAEGVDYRTLIKAYGIRFDVMVNGKAGKFNIIPTIINISSGLALMGAGAFFCDLVLLYLIKKSNFYRGKKYEEVKSSSRKSLSSPTLNGNQSPEQLGGL; this is encoded by the exons ATGGGGCAGGTGGCTTGGAAggctttatttctgtctcttttcgATTATAAAACGGAGAAATACGTCATTGCAAAGAACAAGAAGGTTGGGGTCCTCTACCGAGTGGTGCAGCTCTCCATCCTGGCTTACCTGGTGGG GTGGGTGTTTGTGGTCAAGAAAGGCTACCAGGACACAGACACGTCCCTCCAGAGCTCTGTCATCACCAAGCTGAAAGGGGTGGCCTTCACCAACACCTcggagctgggggagaggatTTGGGATGTTGCAGACTATGTCATCCCCCCCCAG GGTGAAAGCGTCTTCTTTGTCATGACAAATCTGATTGTGACCCCAAACCAGAGACAAGCCACGTGTCCTGAG agTGCCAGCATTCCTGATGCCCTGTGTGACAAGGACACGGACTGCCTGGAAGGGGAAGCAGTGGTGGCTGGCAATG GGGTTAAGACTGGCCGTTGTTTGAAAGTCAAGGGCAGCACCAGAGGGACTTGTGAGATACTGGCCTGGTGCCCAGTGGAGAAAAGATCCAGGCCCAA GAAACCACTTCTGGGCAGTGCAGAAAACTTCACTGTTTACATCAAGAACTCCATTCGCTTCCCCAAGTTTAAGTTCTCCAA GATGAATGTGCTGGCAACTGACAACGAATCCTACCTGAAGACCTGTCGGTACAGCCAGGAGCATCCCTACTGCCCCATCTTCGTGCTGGGGAACATCGTCCGCTGGGCTGGGGGCAACTTCCAGGAAATGGCCTCGGAG GGTGGTGTGATAGGAATTCAGATTGAATGGAACTGTGATCTTGATAAAGCCCCTTCTGAATGTAATCCTCACTATTCTTTTAGCCGGCTGGATAACAAGTCTGCAGAAACCTCCATCTCTTCTGGGTACAACTTCAG GTTTGCCAAATATTACCGGGATGCTGAGGGGGTCGACTACCGGACGCTCATTAAAGCGTACGGAATCCGCTTCGATGTGATGGTGAATGGCAAG GCAGGGAAATTTAACATCATTCCCACCATTATCAATATCAGCTCGGGGCTGGCACTCATGGGAGCT GGAGCTTTCTTTTGTGACCTGGTGCTGCTATATCTGATCAAGAAGAGTAACTTTTATCGAGGCAAAAAGTACGAGGAAGTCAA GTCCAGCTCCAGGAAGTCCTTGTCGAGCCCTACGCTGAACGGGAatcagagcccagagcagctcgGCGGGCTCTAG
- the EMC6 gene encoding ER membrane protein complex subunit 6, with amino-acid sequence MAAVVAKREGPQFISEAAVRGNAAILDYCRTSVSALSGATAGILGLTGLHGFIFYFLASVLLSVLLVLKAGRRWNKYFKSRRPLFTGGLVGGLFTYVLFWTFLYGMVHVY; translated from the coding sequence ATGGCCGCCGTGGTGGCCAAGCGCGAGGGGCCGCAGTTCATCAGCGAGGCGGCGGTGCGGGGCAACGCGGCCATCCTGGACTATTGCCGCACTTCGGTGTCCGCCCTGTCGGGCGCCACGGCCGGGATCCTCGGCCTCACCGGCCTGCACGGCTTCATCTTCTACTTCCTGGCCTCCGTCCTCCTCTCcgtgctgctggtgctgaaaGCCGGGCGGCGGTGGAACAAGTACTTCAAGTCGCGGAGGCCGCTGTTCACGGGGGGGCTCGTGGGAGGGCTCTTCACCTACGTCCTGTTCTGGACTTTCCTGTACGGAATGGTTCACGTGTACTGA